The sequence below is a genomic window from Colias croceus chromosome 11, ilColCroc2.1.
GGTGTACTCCCTGATTCGTTTTACAGTGAATTTGTGGTTTTTGATAAGGTAAATATATTTGGCACAAacccttttttttttagtggggaaCTCTTCGAAatatacccacggcccccggggaaggagctgtgggttatgtcggattattaccgactaaaaccccactgtgttccgtcgagccgctttaatggtGGGGCTGCGGGTATtggttagaattcttccgcgaccccCTCGGCGGCAGCCCATCTCCAGGCCAGGCGCAAGCCAAGAGCAGGAAAGATGGTTTGCCTGCTCTTCCCTCCCGTTGGCGGCGTGAGCGGAACACGTCTCAAGTCGCCTCACCACACCGGACGATGGATTACATTCCCCGTTCCACCGCCCGGTTGGCACAAACCCTCACTTAACAATGTAATTTAACATACCAAGATTTACCACCTGATCTATTTTTTCCAGTCATCTAACCTTCCAACATTTCAgaagataaaaaaaacgatgtatggcactcggggactgccgcggtaaagctattgcatgctatgccttcaagccacacctccgcccgtcggagtgggaagcgtgaggttttttttgttacggaatttctgttttcggtccccgcgctcaaagcccgcgatagaagctatgcaatagcttaataagcCAATTATTTCCAGACCCCAAAACCGGAAGACCTAGGCGTGTTTCTGGAGAAGGAAGACATTCGCATGATACGTTGGGTCGGCGGTGAGACAGCGGCATTGCAGCAGGCTGATCAGCGGCTGGCGGTCGAACATGAGACGTTTCGGAAGTTAGTTGTTGCTTTaaggaaaatttaatttaatgaatgATTGAATGAATTGAGTGAATGAAATATCTATACctacgtaatattataaagctgaagagttggtttgtttgtttgaacgcactaatctcaggaaccggtccgatttgaaaaattctttcggtgttagatagccaatgtatcgaggaaggctataggctatatatcatcacgctaagactaacaagAGCGGACCCAcacgagtgaaaccgcggggcgcagctagtaattgatattttaaaactgtttatttctgaattataaaaaaaaacatattattttgttctaATCCCGCCTTTTATCATTTTGAATGTCACTTTCCCTACTTATAATAAGTACAagctgttaaaaaaaatttgtgcgtgtactagtgtacacacgtaagaagtgaaacttctttatgaccttatttttcaaaaaataatttttatatgcaactttacagaaatacgccAATCatgcgtggtagggataagaaaaagatggcgcgtaaggaaaaaatgttacactaaatttttttccaaccccgacaaagaagtttcacttcaaaaattgtttaaatctGGTAGAGTTAAATAAAGAGCTATTTGGCCTTTAAAACCTTTTAATCagtgtaaaatttcaaatgcaTTTACTACATACTCAATGgatatacgtatatatatacgaattttatattttttgaacgTATTTAGCCTTAACAAAAACACTTATTTCAGGGGTTCGTATCTACCAACACACGGCAGTCCCGACTTGCTGGGACCTCCCATATCACTGAGTCCAGCTTTACGATTTGGATGCTTATCTGTGAGGAGGTAAGGATCATTTCTGTTTGTAGgtcaatatttatctatacatacttaatattataaagctgaagagtttgtttttttttgtttgaacgcgctaatctcgggaagtactggtccgatttgaaaaattctttcggtgttcgatagcccatttatcgaggctataggctatataatattatcttgctttgaccaacaggagcagaacACTGCGGGCAAAActgcggagcacagctagtagtcacataaaaataaattaagaattcACGTTATATTCACGGGCAAAAATGCTAAATACTTTCGTCTTTTTCAGATTTTACTGGGCAGTACAAGATCTATTTCAGAAAGTACACCAGGGTCGCATATCTTCAACTCATTTTATTACGGGTAAGAATACTAATTTGCGTGAAAGTATGCGGGTTctagtcccgcctcgtgatagatttttttctattcactATTAGTTCGtcctttttcaaatttatcgaGTGTCGTTTGTATTTTAAGGTGTTTTTTCAATCTGACACATCTACCTACCTAATGTAAAGAggtaaattttgtatatttgtgaCGATTTAACTCGAAACTACTGTCTCACTGCAAAATTCTTCCACCAGCAGAAATCTTACGCTATTAcaggttatattttattaaatttttttgtctggTCAACCCAGGCTGGTTCTAAATAAGTATACTTCATCAGGTCAGCTAATTTGGCGCGAATATTTCTACACGATGAGCGTTAACAACCCGCGCTATGGGCAGATGGAAGGTAATCCGATTTGCCTCGATATACCCTGGAAACAACCGCAAGGAGACCACCTTCAAAggtaaatactttttttctaATCCCTTTttttggtaggtatataaataatatacctaccaaaatatataaataagcaAGAGAATTGTTATAAGTCTAGCTTTAGACggtttatttaatgtttacaaaagtaaaaaggtcaatttttaaacttctAGTGCATCCTCATCTTTTTGACGATTGCCTCTTGGACTATAATTTCAATTGACGATCTTAATTAACATTAACGCATTGATTTTTGATGTCTGTATTATTGGAATTTTTCTTCTTGTGAAATTTAACGATTAACGTAGTGTGATGAGGAGTTaagctatttttaaaattgatcCTTCGAGttcaaatttgaatttgaattcgAGTTAGATATGCTTTAACTGACTTGCCTAAATGGCCTTGCCTTAATGCAGGTTGAATAATGAACATCATAGATTTCCTCTTCCGAGAAACGTTATCTTTATTCCCATTATTTATGAAACTACagttttttaaactgttaatCATAGATTTCCTCTTCCGAGAAACGTTATCTTTATTCCCATTATTTATGAAACTACagttttttaaactgttaataaagttttggtccttcgagccggatttgaacaaataacataataaaaaaggttttattgGTGGTGGTGATGGTGATGTAGAACATTCCCTTTTGTCGTGTCTGCCTTGTATAACTGAATTTATTCGACTTTAATGTATTTcaaagtatattaaaaaattggtccttcgagtcggatataactttaaaaatgacaatattttatccaaaaacattttgaattatccaaaaacattttgaatgaattgaataatgataaaataaggATATAAAGTAATGGATGGACTTACCTGATAATATTACAAGTACCCGTAAACGACAATTgatccttcgagccggatctTACTCATTAATCCTAATTGTAGGTGGAAGGAAGGTCGAACAGGGTTTCCCTTCATTGACGCAGCCATGCGGCAACTACTAGCTGAGGGTTGGTTACATCACGCACTCCGTAATACCGTCGCGTCATTCCTTACGCGCGGTACTCTGTGGCTCTCTTGGGAACACGGCTTGAAGCACTTCTTGAAGTACCTGCTGGATGCTGATTGGTATGTAACTTAGTTATTTAGTTGTAGGGCGcgtaattgtttgttttgactttcttttataatatttctttttgatatttttagttaattgATGTTTGAATGAAgtcgaatatttttatttgcgaGTTTTATGGTTATCCTTGTGCATATTATGTGAccattatgataatatttttgtaggtTCAGTGTCTGTTTGAAAGGTTTCCCTTCCAATTTTTCAACCTTATTCCTACTGTTGGCTGTTTTGGCTGATGATTGATGTTATTTCACAGGTCGGTGTGCGCGGGCAACTGGATGTGGGTATCTTCCAGCGCGTTTGAAGCATTGCTGGACTCTGGCGAGTGCGCGTGTCCGGTGCGGCTCGGCCTGCGCCTCGAGCCCAGCGGCCGCTACGTGCGCCGCTACGTGCCCGAGCTGACGCACATGCCGGACGCCTACATGTGAGcgtgtgtctgtgtctgtgtctgtgcctGCGCCTCGAGCCCAGCGGCCGCTACGTGCGCCGCTACGTGCCCGAGCTGACGCACATGCCGGACGCCTACATGTGAGcgtgtgtctgtgtctgtgtctgtgcctGCGCCTCGAGCCCAGCGGCCGCTACGTGCGCCGCTACGTGCCCGAGCTGACGCACATGCCGGACGCCTACATGTGAGcgtgtgtctgtgtctgtgtctgtgcctGCGCCTCGAGCCCAGCGGCCGCTACGTGCGCCGCTACGTGCCCGAGCTGACGCACATGCCGGACGCCTACATGTGAGcgtgtgtctgtgtctgtgtctgtgcctGCGCCTCGAGCCCAGCGGCCGCTACGTGCGCCGCTACGTGCCCGAGCTGACGCACATGCCGGACGCCTACATGTGAGcgtgtgtctgtgtctgtgtctgtgcctGCGCCTCGAGCCCAGCGGCCGCTACGTGCGCCGCTACGTGCCCGAGCTGACGCACATGCCGGACGCCTACATGTGAGcgtgtgtctgtgtctgtgtctgtgcctGCGCCTCGAGCCCAGCGGCCGCTACGTGCGCCGCTACGTGCCCGAGCTGACGCACATGCCGGACGCCTACATGTGAGcgtgtgtctgtgtctgtgtctgtgcctGCGCCTTGAGCCCAGCGGCCGCTGCGTGTGTAGcaagaattacaaaaaattgcaaataaagttattttttgtgattttttttaacatcagtgatattatgttatgttacTCAATCACTTAGCTGAGTGCCTACAGATGCACTTATTCCACGAAAGACTTTATCTTCCATTAATCCATAACTTTTAACgaaaaatacacaaattacAGCTACGAGCCATGGAAGGCCCCACTAGACGTGCAGCAGCGTGCAAACTGCGTGATCGGACGCGACTACCCGCCACCCATACTCGATCATTTGGAGGCAGCTGAGAGAAACCGCGCCGCTATGCAGGTATGGGATTATTGACTAGTTATAATGTACTAGAGAAACTTattgaaaaacaattttttgacaaaaaaaacCTGTGTGATACTTACaaattttgtcaaaaaaaatgaatttttataaaaaaatgtggtATCTTAcatttattgacacaaaaatCTGTACTAAAAAATGTACTGACCTCAATATGTATcgaactatttttttaaaccataCGCAAGGTATTGCTcaagctttttaaaaaaaaataagtaagaaaaaaatattaacgcaATAACAGTAAAAATGTCCTCAAAATCcttatttttacgtatttacAGGAGTTACGTCGCATCTTGGACAAAGCTCAGCCGCACTGCTGTCCGTCTTCAGAGGATGAAATCCGACAGTTTATGTGGCTTCATGAAGACCCGCAGTTGGAACAAATCGCtaatactaattaaataaaataaatattaaataaaaataaaactttaaccCGGCTTTTACTGGGTcgaaacgaaaaaaaaatagccaAATTATATGTTAAATTGTATGTTACTGCTTTccgccagcggcttcgcccgcggtttcaaagaaaaacccgcatagttcccgttcccgttcccctagcctatgttgctcagtgaaaatgcggctttctaatggtgaaagatgGTGTTTGAAAAGATATTGATGAATTGACGATCTCATAAATTTTTGTgacaagtaaaaaaaaatgtaatttaagttgacaaaaaaatgtaattgacATAATGTTATGTCAATGGGTTTTATTTTCCCAAATTTGAAATTCCTGTAAATCACTACAGTGACATTATTTtctatgtaatattaaaaatgtaatatgcatttattaagattttttgttattttttttaccgaATTATAAATGAGGTCTCAGTATGcgtgatattattaattatagattttttttaaatattaagtttagAAAATGTTATTAGATTTAACTGTTTCTTTTTTCAATTCAGTGTTTATTGATGTTagaaaatattactttttattgttcatagttttaagtattaatttaatagtatTACATAGTAGGTAATTATAGCCAAAGAAAATACACTTCtttaggtaatttttttttggtacaataaaaaaacgttGTACAATATGTagactcaaaaaaaaaaaaatcaatcagaaatatagatttttaatgtttattctCATAGggatagtatattttatttttagaaataattattatgaggCATGCCGATTCTCATTTAGGGTGTAAGAAAAAAACAGAACAGAACTGTCGATATTTTGTATCGAAGTTGAtcttttggtaccagttttatcgaatattagtttttaatgTGGCTTAGAAAATAAGTAAGATCtatattgtatacaaaattttgataatatttatatgtagaaAACCGTTATTAtgaagtattttatataaattcatattttataatatggttaaacgtatttgtataaaatgtttactttGTGATATCacctatatgtatatttagtTAAATTGGGCACattcattttatgtttttcgaatttatagatatactaaactagctgctccgcgcggtttcacccccgtggctccactcctgctgcccgtagcgtgatgaaatatagcctataaccttcctcgagaaatgggctatctaacaccgaaagaatttttcaaatcggaccagtagttcccgagattagtgcgttcaaacaaacaaacaaacaaacaaactcttcagctttataatattagtatagattaacaaAGGATGTTTATTGTGGGCCAATGTAAgagaatattttgaaatataatatttaaaagatgtttgttctaattatataatatttagaatttaaattatggatgttgtcaaatattttcagtgtacctatttgaaataaataaataaagcttatttaaaatttgttttattttacaatattaacacTTTGAcatgtttactaaataatagaCGGGGATACCTAGAGCacctttttaaaatcatgACAAATTGTGCTGCTTTTTGGTAAGCTTAGGTACGTATttggtaacaattttttttcaaataagtaTCTAAGTAGTTagttatttgataaaattttcaaaaattaacgcTAGCCTACTCTGACCATTGTAGTACTTTTCAAAGTGATTTTCTATTcgaaacaaataaaatgcctctcagtataaataaaacgttatatcaattaatattgaaaaaaaaaatgcgttcaaaatctttcaaatattatgaaggcCGGTGCTCGTTCACTTAGGATTGGTGGCACCTAATTTTTAGTTACTTATAGTTAAGCctaatatcaaatttaaaaataatagtactTAATGGTGGCTTTAGCAGAGGCATTGAAATGGGTTGCACGTTGCACCAGCGTATTTTTTAGCATAGTATTTTTCAAAGTCTTAAGTTAAATAacatcttattttttatttgacgcCTCTGACAGTTATTAACGTTAACAATAGCCATAACCGGTGAAACATGAGtggttaaattattatgacatgctctataaaattgaaaaaagtgATGAATGTATGAAAGTATGGGTctcacataaattaattttcattgaaatccttattaattaaaattataaatacgaaagagTTTATCTATTAGCCATCTACGTCGCAACGGAACGATAGTATGGTCagatttttactttttacaacagtaaataatatgtagattaCATTACAGTAGTTCcgaaatttataaattccgatagatggcgctatattaaaaatgtgacAATATTATAGATCTGTTAATTttgaagtaggtaggtagctttttatatgaattttaaagTAGATTTTGCCCACGGCTTCACTATCGTGATAGTtacaatgaatattttaagtagGCACACATTTTTCATCAAAGCCGTTTAGGGCTAGTTTCACAGCTTTTATCCGACAGATGAAGACTTTAAAAATTGCgtaaaatttgtcaaaaagtCTATCAAGGACGTTATAACCTGGCAGGCAGGGCAATTAATAAGGGAAGGGAAGCTGGGAAGGGAtatcagaaataaataaataaaagtctcatatttaaaacatgttttatttcacaatatttacaatttggAATGATGATAGATGATACATTACATATAGTTATTTCCTTGGAACGTAAAGTAATAAGTTAGTTTAACACAATATTCAAAACTCAATCTCGTATTCAGTATTCACATGATACAACAACTAGACACACAGTCACACAAAATTATTGTCTGAAGTAAAACTGTGCCTACGCGCAGGGCCGGACCGTGAACTTGTGGGGCCCTGGGCTGAAACTACCCAGGGGcctttttttttggaaatgttcatattttcttaatacttactttcgcaattttgttattttaacatattcaaatttgattttaaatcgtTTTATTAATTCAGGAGTCTATCGCGGACAAACAAAGTACCTAacacgtaatttttttatacatatttagataataaaaaaataataaaataatgttattcatccatactaatattataaatgcgaaagtaactctgtctgtctgtctgttactcaatcacgcctaaactacagatatttggtatagagatattttgatacccgagaaaggacaaaggctaccttttattgcaaaatatgtaccacgggcgaagccggggcagaccactagtttattataaattagtaaaagAATCTGAAagttatgttatttaaataataatttagaaattaaccTTTCTCCATTTTTGTGCTGCAAATTCTTTTATTGGTCATCACATTGCAAGTCTTTTGTTAGATcacaatgtaaataaatatgtaaatagtaGTAAAACGTAAATAGTTATATATATTGACACCCTAAAAGTTGTCTCAAAACCTACATATGGTAGGGTCTAAGCAACTATTTAATTTCAAGGtcaaatgaaaattcaaaatgaaaattcccggaaaatgtctggaaaatatccggaaaatgcctgggaaatatccggaaaatgcctgggaaatgcccggaaaatatccggaaaatgcgtgaaaatgtccgggaaaagtgtggaaaacgcctggttaatcctcggaaaatgcctggaaaatcctcggaaaatgccagggaaaagcctggaaaatatccggaaaatgcctggaaaattcccggaaaatatctggaaaatgcgtgaaaatgtccgggaaaagtgtggaaaacgcctggaaaatcctcggaaaaggcctggaaaatcctcggaaaatgccagggaaaagcctggaaaatatccggaaaatgcctgggaaatatccggaaaatacctgggaaatatccggaaaattcctgggaaatatccggaaaatgcctgggaatttcccggaaaatgcctggaaaatcctcggaaaatgccagggaaaagcctggaaaatatccggaaaatgcctgggaaatgcccggaaaattcccggaaaacacctggaaaatgtccggaaaatgcctgggaaatatccggaaaatgcctgggaaatgccctgaaaatatccggaaattgcgtgaaaatgtccgggaaaagtgtggaaaacgcctggaaaatcctcggaaaaggcctggaaaatcctcggaaaatgccagggaaaagcctggaaaatatccggaaaatgcctgggaaatgcccggaaaatatctggaaaatgcgtgaaaatgtccgggaaaagtgtggaaacgcctggaaaatcctcggaaaatgccagggaaaagcctggaaaatatccggaaaatgcctgggaaatgcctggaaaattcccggaaaatatctgtaaaatgcgtgaaaatgtccgggaaaagtgtggaaaacgcctggaaaatcctcggaaaaggcctggaaaatcctcggaaaatgccagggaaaagcctgggaaatatcctgaaaatgcctgggaaatatccggaaaatgcctgggaaatatccgaaaaatgcctgggaaatatccggaaaattcctgggaaatatccggaaaaggAGGAGGGAGCCGCCTGGGAGGATTTTCCCTGAcattcccggacattttcacgcatttcccaggcattttccggatattttccaggcttttccctggcattttccgaggattttccaggccttttccgaggattttccaggcgttttccacacttttcccggacattttcacgcaatttccggatattttcagggcatttcccaggcattttccggatatttcccagacattttccggatattttacaggtattttccgggcatttcccaggcattttccggatattttccaggcttttccctggtattttccgaggattttccaggcgttttccacacttttcccggacattttcacgcattttccagatattttccgggaattttccgggcatttcccaggcattttccggatattttccaggcttttccctggcattttccgaggattttccaggcattacTTTACAGGTATTTTCCGAGGATtgtccggatattttccgggaattttccgggcatttcccaggcattttccggatatttcccaggcattttccggatatattccagacattttccgggaaataCCTGTAAAGTAATAAGTTCACCTCCCCTGtattccggggattttccgggaattttccgggcatttcccaggcattttccggatatttcccaggcattttccggatattttccagccttttccctgacattttccgaggatattccaggcattttccgaggattttccaggcgttttccacacttttcccggacattttcacgcattttccggacattttcacgcatttcccaggcattttccggatattt
It includes:
- the LOC123695548 gene encoding cryptochrome-1, with translation MLGGSVLWFRHGLRLHDNPALRDALEDTSIPFFPIFVFDGETAGTKSVGYNRMRYLLEALDDLDRQFRMHGGRLLMIKGKPSHVIRRLWEEFGISKLCFEQDCEPIWRARDESVRSVCREIGVTCRERVSHTLWEPDTIIRVNGGIPPLTYQMFLHTVAIIGDPPRPVDDVDLRKVNFGVLPDSFYSEFVVFDKTPKPEDLGVFLEKEDIRMIRWVGGETAALQQADQRLAVEHETFRKGSYLPTHGSPDLLGPPISLSPALRFGCLSVRRFYWAVQDLFQKVHQGRISSTHFITGQLIWREYFYTMSVNNPRYGQMEGNPICLDIPWKQPQGDHLQRWKEGRTGFPFIDAAMRQLLAEGWLHHALRNTVASFLTRGTLWLSWEHGLKHFLKYLLDADWSVCAGNWMWVSSSAFEALLDSGECACPVRLGLRLEPSGRYVRRYVPELTHMPDAYIYEPWKAPLDVQQRANCVIGRDYPPPILDHLEAAERNRAAMQELRRILDKAQPHCCPSSEDEIRQFMWLHEDPQLEQIANTN